Part of the Streptomyces sp. WMMC500 genome is shown below.
ATGTCCACGGCGGGGCGCTAGCTTGCGCCGAAACCCCCACACGAAGGAGAGAGCGATGGACATCGTCCGACCCCGCCGCAGACTCGGCGCGGTGCTCGCCGCGTGCGCGGCCGCCCTCACCACGGCGGCGGCGCTCCTCGCCGTTCCCGGTGAGGAGGCGGAGGCGTTCCCGCCCGGCTCCCGGCAGCAGGTGCTCGACTACCTGCGGTCCGTCACCGGCACCTCGGTCGTCTCCGGCCAGCACAACAAGGAACCCGCCTCCCAGCCCGGCCAGTACACCCGGCAGGTGTACGACGTCACCGGGCAGTGGCCCGGCCTGTGGGGCGGCGACCTGATGTTCCGCGCCGAGGACATCGCCGACCGCCAGCGCGTCGTCGACCAGGCGCGTACCGAGTGGAACAACGGGTCGCTCGTCACCCTGACCTGGCACGCCTGCCCGCCCACCGGGCCCGAGTCCTGCGAGTTCGAGGGCGGCGTCAAGTCGAACATCTCCGGCCCGCAGTTCCGGGAGCTGGTCACCGACGGCACCCCGCTGAACACCACGTGGAAACGGCGGCTCGACTCCGTCGTCCCGTATCTGCGCCAGCTCCGGGACGCGGGCGTGCCCGTGCTGTTCCGCCCCTTCCACGAGATGAACGAGTCCTGGAACTGGTGGGGCAACCGCCCCGGCGCGGACGGCAGCTCCCGGCTGTTCCGCCTCACCCGGGACCACCTGGCCGGCACCCACGGCCTGGACAACCTGGTCTGGGTCTGGAACGTGCAGGACAACCCGGCCGGCAACTGGGGCGACTACTACCCGGGCGACGACTACGCCGACGTCGTGTCCCTCGACGTCTGGTACAAGAACCACCCCAGCGCGGCCGACTACGGGCGGATGCAGGACATCGCCGGCGGCAAGCCGATGGCCATCGGCGAGATGGGGAAGGTGCCCAGCCCCTCGCTGCTGGACGGGCAGCCGCGCTGGAGCTACTTCATGATCTGGTCGGAGCAGTTGCGCGGCAACAACTCCAACGCCGAGATCCAGGCCGCGTACTTCCACCCGCGCACGCTCAACCAGGGAGAGGTCCGGCTTCCCTGACCCCCGCGCGGTGACCCGCCGGCCGGCACGGCGCCCGCACCCCGGGCCCGCGCCGGCCGGCGGCACGTTCCCTAGCCGTGCCCGGTCTCGTAGTGGGCGCGGAGGAGGTCCAGGCCCCAGTCGTGGCGGACGTGGCGCCATACGGAGTGGGCGTGGTTGCCGTCGTCCTGGGTGTTGTCGTACTCGATGAGGAAGTCCGGGGCGCGCACGCAGTAGTAGTGCCGGTCGCCCGGGGCCAGGCCGCCCGCCCAGGCGAAGGAGAGCCGGTCCAGGCCCCCGGCCACCGCGTCCGCCCAGCACTCCCGCGCGTACGCCTCGGGCGCCCGGGCCAGGTAGCGGCGCACCAGACGCTCCAGCAGCCCGCGCTGGGCGGCGGTCATCGCCCCGTACGACAGGCCCGCGGGCAGCAGGTCCGGGTCGGCGAAGGGGTCGGCGCGGGTGAGGATGTCGTCCGGGGGGTCCGCGGCGTAGACGGCCGTGCCGCGGGCGGCGGTGCCCAGGTCCGTGACCAGCTCGCGGGCCAGGTCCTCCTCCGGCCCCAGTAGCCGGCCGGCGCGTGGGCCCGAGGCGACGAGCGCGGGCTCGGAGCCGACGAAGTGCGGGGTGACCCGCAGCCCGGCGGGCGTGATCAGCACGTGTACGGCCAGGTGGTGGCCGTTCATCCGCCAGCCCCACGGACCCTCGCCGTCCGGGTCGCCGAGCAGCCGCAGCCAGTAGCGGTCGGGCCCCGGGCGGCCGACCAGCTCGCGGCGGTGGCGCTCGACCTCGATCGCCCCGGCCGCCAGCCGCCCGCCGTGCGCGCTGTGCGCCGCGGCGAGCAGCGCGTCGACGGCCGCACGCTGGTCGTCGTCCAGCTCCTCGGTGGACAGGCCGGGGCGGGGGCCCGGCAGGTAGGTCCACTCGCGCAGCTCGGGCGCGTCCAGCCGGGCGGGCACGTCGCGCAACTCGCGGACCTGCGCCGGCTCCAGCACGGCCAGCAGCGCCCGCGCGGCCTCCCGCATCCGCGCCGCGGTCGCCGCGGTCCCGGCCGCCGCCGTTGGTTCGTCGGACCCGTCCACCCGTTCCTCCTGCTGTCACCATGGATCACCGGGGGTGTCGCCCCCGGTGATCCATGGTGCAGTACGCGCGCTGCGCGCGAGCGGGCTCACGTCGTGTTGAGCGTCCACTTCTGGTTGGCGCCGCCCGTACACGACCAGATCTGCGTCTTGGTGCCGTCCGCGGAGGCGTTGCCCGTGACGTCGAGGCACTTGCCGGAGCCCGCGCCGACGACGTCGTGGGTCACGGGATCGTACGTCCACTGCTGCGCCGCGGTGCCGTTGCAGGAGTAGAGCTGGACGACGGTGCCGTTCGCCGTGCCGGCGCCGGCGACGTCCAGGCACTTGCCGAGCGCCCGCACGGTGCCGTCCGCGCCCACGGTCCAGTGCTGCGCGGTGCTGCCGTTGCAGCCGTGGATCTGGACGGGGGTGCCGTCGGCGGTGGCGCCGCCGGCGACGTCGAGGCACTTGCCGGCGATGCCGGTCAGGGTGCCCGTACCGGTGCCGGGGACGGTGCCGGAGGGGGTGCCGGTCCAGGTGAAGGTGGCGCTGGTGCGGGCGGGCAGGCTGTAGGTGAAGGACTGGCTGCCCCAGTCGACGCGCACGGAGCGCGCCGACGTGCCGCCGTTGTGGGCGATCAGGGCCTTGGAGCCGTCCGGGTTGCGCCAGGCCACGTTCGGCACCGTGCCGCTCGCCGTCGAGGCGATGCGCTGGGCGCCGGGCTTGACGAACTTGGTGAGGTGGCCGGTGGTGTAGTACTCGACGGTGTTGTCGACCTGACCGGCCCGCGGGCCGCCCTCCTGCACGGTGATCAGGCCCGTGCAGGTGCCGCAGCCGCCGTTGTGCGGACCCATGTTCTGGTTGAGCGCGAGGCTCCACTTCACCACGCTGCCGCTCCAGTTGCGGGTGTAGTTGACGATGTCGGCCATGTCCTCGTTGTGCTGGTTGCCGACCCAGGTGCCGCCGGAGTGCTCGGTGCTGAACTGCGGGACGCTCGGGTACTGCTGGTGCACCTGGCTGCCGACCGCCGGGTCGCCGAAGTAGCCGTGCCAGGCGATGCCGCCGAAGAGCGGGTCGTCCCGCACCCCGGCGTCGGCGAGGATGGCCTGCCCGATCTGGCCGTAGTCGCCGTAGTTCCAGTCGTGCACGAGGACCTTGGTGGTGAGGCCCGCGGCGCGGAACGCCGGGTAGACGTGGTTCTTGGTGAACTCGATCAGGCCGGAGGAGTTCCAGCTCATGCCGGGGTAGTTCATGGCCGTGGGGTTGCCGGCCTGGCAGCAGTTGGGCTCGTTCTGCACCGATACGTAGTCGACCTTCACCCCGGCGGCCTGGTAGCTCTGCACGTACTTGACCAGGTACTGGGCGTACATGGGGTAGTACTCCCACTTCAGCCAGCCCATCTGGTCCATCCGGCCGTTGTCCTTCATCCACCCCGGCGCGCTCCACGGCACGCCCTTGACGCGCAGCGCGGGGTTGAGCTGCTTGGCCTGCTGGGTGAGCAGCCGGACGTTCGTGTCGTAGCCGTTGGCGCCGAAGTCGTCCAGGGTGCAGCAGGTGTCGTCGAGCGAGACGTGCCCGGGCCGGGACAGGTCGGAGGCGCCGATCGGGTTGCGGACGAAGGACAGCCCGATGCCGTCGGTCGGCGAGAACAGCCGGCGCATGACGGCGTCGCGGGTGGCGGCGCTGACGGGACCGCCGCGCAGCAGGTACGCGGTGGTGTCGGTGATCGACGCGCCGCCGCCCTCGAAGCGCTGGTACGTCGTGCCCTCGTCGACGCGGATCGTCGTCTCGGCGCCGCCGCCGGGCGGGCCGAAGGCGAGCGGGGCCTGCTGCTGCAGGCCGCGGGTGACGTTGCGGCCGCCGGAGTCCGAGGTGGTGGTGAGCCACACGTCGACGCGCTCGCCGGCGGCGGCGGCCTTCGGCGCGAGCCCGGGGGCGGCGACGAGGGCGGTGGCCACCAGCAGGACGACGGCGAGCAGCGCCGGCAGGCGGTGGCCGGGGGAGTGGGATCTGAGCGGGTGGAGCCTGTGTGACGGGGTCATGGTGTGCCTCTCGTGGAGGGGTGCCCGTGCCTTCGGGAGATGAAGGGGCTTGCGGCTCAACAGGCTTATTTCACGGCGTGATTAAACTGTTATGCCATGCTCGCGTCAAGAGGTCGGAATGCGTCCGTCCAGAAGTCGACGGCGCCCGCGCCGCCGCCGGGGGCGGATTGTCAGAGGTGGGTTCTAGGGTGGGCGAAGACGGGTTCCCTTGCGCGTGACGTTCCCGCGCGAGCGCGACCCCCCGCCCGGAGACCGCCGGCCCCACCGGCCGCGCGACCGCCCGACACACGGAGAGACGAGCATGGTCACCAGGAAGGACACGCCGGCGCCCGCGCGGCACGCCGCCGACAGCCACGACCTGATCCGTGTGCACGGCGCGCGCGAGAACAATCTGCGGAACGTCGACGTGGAGATCCCGAAGCGCCGGCTGACGGTCTTCACCGGTGTCTCCGGCTCCGGCAAGAGCTCGCTGGTCTTCGACACGATCGCCGCCGAGTCGCAGCGGATGATCAATGAGACGTACAGCACCTTCGTGCAGGGCTTCATGCCCACCCTCGCCCGGCCCGACGTGGACGTCCTCGAAGGGCTGACCACCGCGATCATCGTCGACCAGGAGCGCATGGGCGCCAACGCCCGCTCCACCGTCGGCACCGCCACCGACGCCAACGCGCTGCTGCGGATCCTCTTCAGCCGCCTGGGCGAGCCGCACGTCGGCCCGCCCCACGCCTTCTCCTTCAACGTGGCGTCCGCCCAGGGCAGCGGCGCGGTCAGCGTCGACCGCGGCGCCGGCGAGACCGTCCAGGTGGCCTTCACCAGCACCGGCGGCATGTGCCCGCGCTGCGAGGGCATGGGCAGCGTCTCGGACATCGACCTGCGCGAGCTGTACGACGAGACCAAGTCGCTGGCCGAGGGCGCGATCACCATCCCCGGCTACAAGCCGGGCGGCTGGATGGTGCGGATGTTCACGGACTCCGGCTACTTCGACCCGGACAAACCGATCGGCAAGTTCACCGACCAGGAGCTGGACGACTTCCTGCACCGCGAGCCCACCAAGCTCAAGATGAGCGGCATGAACATGACCTACGAGGGTCTGGTGCCGCGGGTGCAGAAGTCCTTCCTGTCCAAGGACCGCGAGTCGATGCAGCCGCACATCCGCGCCTTCGTGGACCGGGTGGCCACCTTCGCCGACTGCCCCGAATGCGCCGGCTCGCGGCTCAGCGAGGCCGCCCGCTCCTCGAAGGTCGCGGGCATCAGCATCGCCGACGCCTGCGCCATGCAGATCAACGACCTGGCCGGGTGGGCGCGCGCCCTGGACGAGCCGTCGGTGGCGCCCCTGCTGAGGACCCTGCGGGACACCCTCGACTCGTTCGTGGAGATCGGCCTCGGCTATCTGTCGCTCGACCGCCCCTCGGGCACCCTGTCCGGCGGCGAGGCGCAGCGCACCAAGATGATCCGCCATCTCGGCTCCTCGCTCACCGACACCACCTACGTCTTCGACGAGCCCACCACCGGCCTGCACCCGCACGACATCCGGCGGATGAACGACCTGCTGCTGCGGCTGCGCGACAAGGGCAACACGGTGATGGTCGTGGAGCACAAGTCGGAGGTCATCTCGATCGCCGACCACGTCGTGGACCTCGGCCCCGGCGCCGGGACCGCCGGCGGCACCGTCTGCTTCGAGGGCACGGTCGCCGGGCTGCGCGCCGCCGGCACCGTCACCGGCCGCCACCTCGACGACCGCGCCGCACTCAAGGACACCGTGCGCAAGGCCACCGGCGCCCTGGAGATCCGCGGGGCGAGCGCGCACAACCTCCGGGACGTCGACGTCGACATCCCCCTCGGCGTCCTCTGCGTGGTCACCGGCGTCGCCGGCTCCGGCAAGAGTTCGCTGGTGCACTCCTCGCTGCCCGCGGGCGCCGGCGTCGTCGCCGTCGACCAGGGCGCCATCCGCGGCTCCCGGCGCAGCAACCCGGCGACGTACACCGGGCTGCTCGACCCCATCCGCAAGGCGTTCGCGAACGCCAACGGCGTGAAGCCGGCCCTCTTCAGCGCCAACTCCGAGGGCGCCTGCCCCGCCTGCAAGGGCGCCGGCGTCATCTACACCGACCTCGGCATCATGGCCGGCGTCACCACCACCTGCGAGGAGTGCGACGGCAAGAGGTTCCAGGCCACCGTCCTCGACTACCGCTTCGGCGGGCGCGACATCAGCGAGGTGCTGGCCATGCCGGTCGCGGAGGCCGAGGAGTTCTTCGCCGCAGGCGAGGCCCGTACGCCCGCCGCGCACAAGATCCTCGGGCGGCTGACCGACGTCGGCCTCGGCTACGTCAGCCTCGGGCAGCCGCTGACCACCCTGTCCGGCGGCGAGCGGCAGCGGCTCAAGCTGGCCACGCACATGGGCGACAAGGGCGGGATCTACGTCCTGGACGAGCCGACGACCGGGCTGCACCTGGCCGACGTGGAGCAGTTGCTCGGGCTGCTCGACCGGCTGGTCGACGCCGGGAAGTCGGTCATCGTCATCGAGCACCACCAGGCCGTCATGGCGCACGCCGACTGGATAGTCGACCTGGGCCCCGGCGCCGGCCACGACGGCGGCCGGGTCGTCTTCGAGGGCACGCCGGCCGACCTGGTCGCCGCCCGGTCGACGCTCACCGGGGAGCACCTCGCGGAGTACGTCGGGGCGTAGCCGGCGGGGCGTACGCGGCCGTGCGCCGCGAGCGCTGTGGCATGGTGGTGGGGTGAGGCTGGAGGATCTTGTCCGGCTGCGCCGGGCCCGGGACGCGATGGACCGCGACTACGCGCTGCCGCTGGACGTGCCGGAGCTGGCGCGGGTCGCGCTCATGTCGCCGGGACACTTCTCCCGCAGCTTCCGCGCCGCCTACGGAGAGACGCCGTACAGCTACCTGATGACGCGCCGGATCGAGCGCGCCAAGGCACTGCTGCGGCGCGGCGACCTGACGGTGACCGAGGTGTGCTTCGCGGTCGGCTGCTCCTCGCTGGGCTCGTTCAGCTCCCGCTTCACCGAGCTGGTCGGCGAGAGCCCGAGCGCCTACCGGGCCCGTACCCACGACGACGGGGCGGCCATCCCGGCGTGCGTCGCCAAGATCCACACGCGGCCGGCGCGGAGGCCGGGCTCCCGGGACCCCGTCCTCGGGTAGCGTGAGCCGCATGGGAATCGTGCTCTCCGAGTGCTTCATCGCCGTCGCCGACCACGACGAAGCCCTCGCCTTCTACCGCGACGCCCTCGGTCTGGAAGTCCGCAACGACGTCGAGTTCGAGGGCATGCGCTGGGTGACCGTGGGGTCGCCCGCGCAGCCCGAGGTGAACATCGTCCTCGAACCGCCGCTGGCCGACCCCAACGCCTCGCCCGCGGACCGGGAGGCCATGGCGCAGTTGCTGGCGAAGGGGCTGCTGCGCGGGGTCATCTTCGCCACCGACGACTGCGACGCGACCTTCGAGCGGGTCGCCGCCTCCGGCGCGGAGGTGCTGCAGGAGCCGGTGGACCAGCCCTACGGGGTACGGGACTGCGCGTTCCGCGACCCGTCGGGCAACCTGCTCCGGTTCAGCCAGCCGCGCCGTTCCTGACCCGCCGCTCTCGGCCCCGCCGATTCCGGCCCCGGCGGCTCCTACCGCGCCCCCTCCAGCCGGGCCGAGCGGGCCGACGCGGCCTCCGCGACCCGGCGGCTCTCCCGCGCGGTGCGCTCGGTGTCCGCCACCCGCTCGCGGGCCTTCTCCACCTGCCACTGCGCCGCGTCCCGCGCCGCGCTCGCCGCCTCCATCTCCCGCTCCAGCACGGCGATGTACTCCTGCGCCTGGCACAGCCCGGCCTCGGCCCTGGCCTGCTGCTGCTCGGCCTGCCGCAGCTCGCCGTCCAGCCGCACGGCCTGCCACTGCGCCTCCTCCGCCTCCTGGCGCGCGCTGAGCATCTCCAGGAAGCCGGCCAGGTTCCGCACCGCGCCCGCCATCTGCTGGAGCATGTACGCGGCGGCGGCCACGTCGTGCACCTCGAAGTGGTTGGCGCTCCCGGTCTCGTCCGACACCCGCAGGAACGGCCGCCCGGGGCGGCCGTCGGTCAACGAGTACGCGCACAGATCCACGTCGAACCCCACTGTCTGGCGCGGGTCGCCCCGCCCCTGGAACATCGCCCCGGCATTCCAGCCCAGGTGCAGCACCCGGGTCAGGTCGTCACCGAGAGCCCCGAAATGGTCTTCCGGTGAGTCGGCCAGGTTGCACCATGGCGGACAGACGAATTGGAGGCACTCATCCATGACGGTCACGCACTTCCTATCGTCACGAGCCGCCCCGGACTGGAGGGTTGTCGCCCGCAGGGGGTACACGGGGCGGAGTGACGACGACGGAAGGTGCCGAACTCGTCGCGCACGCACCGGTGATGACGGCGCCGGCGGCCCGGGACGCACCTGCGTGCACGCGGGTGCGCGGCGGCAAGTCCCCTGCCCGCACCTGGAGTTACGAGTCCGCGAGCGCCCGGTCCACCAGTGCGCCGGCCGCGCCGGTGTACGAGGCGGGGTCGAGCAGGGCCGTCAGGGCCCGTTCGTCGAAGTGTTCGGCGATCGCGGGCACGGCCGCGAGGATCGCCGGCAACCCCCGTCCCGTACGCTCCGACTCCGCCGCGGCCTCGGTGAGCAACTGCTTCGCCCGCGCCTTGCCGAGCCGCGGGGCGAGCACCGCGGCGAGGCGCTCGGAGGTGACCAGGTTCTCCGTCAGCCGCATGTTCGCGCGCATGCGCTCCGGCCTGACCTGAAGGCCCTCGGCGAGTTCGACGGCGGTGTGCGCCGCGCCCCCCGCCAGCCGCAGGCACTCGCGCAGCAGGTGCCACTCGGCGTGCCACGCGCCGGCGGAGCGCTCGTCCTCGGTGACCATGCACTGGGTCACCGCGGCGGCCAGCGCCGGGACCTGGAGGGACGCGCTGCGGATGAGGGTGGCGAGCACCGGGTTCCGCTTGTGCGGCATCGCCGAGGAGCCGCCGCGGCCGGCCACCGCGGGCTCCGCCACCTCGCCGACCTCGGTCCTGCCGAGGCCCTGCACGTCGACGGCGATCTTGCCGAGCGCCCCGGCGACGACGGCGGTGACGGCGGCGACGTCGGCGACGGGCGTGCGCAGGACGTGCCACGGCAGGGTGGCGGGCGCGAGCCCGGTCTCGTCGGCGAACGCGGCGGTCAGCCGCTCGACGTACGCACCGGAGTCCCCCGTTCCGGCGCCGTCCAGCGCCGCGTACTCCAGGTACCCGGCCAGCGTCCCGGCCGCCCCGCCGAGCGACACGGGCAGCCCGCCGTCCAGCACCCGCCCCACCCGCTCGGCGGCGTCCACGACCAGCGCCCGCCACCCGGCGGCCTTCAGGCCGAACGTCGTCGGCACCGCGTGCAGCGTCAGCGTCCGCCCGGCCATCAGCGTGTCGCGGTGCTCCGCCGCCAGCCCCGCCAGGGCGCGCGCGGTGCGCAGCAGGTCGGCGTGGACGAGGCGCAGCGCCCGGTCGCACACCAGCATCGCGCCGGTGTCGAAGACGTCCTGGCTGGTCGAGCCCCGGTGCACGTACTCCGCGGCGGCGGGGTCGCGTGCGGCCACGACCCCCGTGAGCGCCTTGACCAGCCCGACGACGGGGTTGGCCGTCTCCCGCGCGGCGCGGGCGAGCGCGCGCAGGTCGAGCAGCTCGGCGCGGCCCGCGGCGGTGATCGCGGCGGCGACGGACTCGGGCACGGTGCCCGTACGGGCCTGGGCGCGCGCCAGCGCCGCTTCGGCGTCCAGCATCGCCTGCAGCCACGCCCGGTCCGACACGGCGGCTTCGACGGGCGTGCCGGCCCGTACGGGGGAGAGGAGGCCGGCGTCGAGGTCGGCGTCGGCCTTGGCGTCTGTGTCGGTATCGGTGCCGGTGTCGGTGCCGGCGTCGGGGGACGGGGTCACGAAGGCTCCTCGGTGGCGTGGGGGCGTGGACCGCTCGCGGCGGTGAGCGCGAGAACGGCGCGGGCGATGGCGTCGGAGTCGCCGAGCGTCACGGAGTTCACCCCGGGGCGTATGCCCGCGGCGGTCACCCAGTGCACGGCCTCGGTCGGCACGCCGTAGGCGAAGCGGCGGGGGTGGCGCCGCCCGGCGGCGTCGATCAGAGGGTACGGGCGCTCGCCGACGGCCAGTCCGCCGGTCACCACGTCGGCGCCCGAGTCGCTGGGGAGGCGGTAGGGGCGGCACTGGCCGGTGGCGAGGAGGTGGGTGAGCAGAGGGTCGGCGGTGCGCCGGATGTCGGGCTCGGGCAGCCGCGCCTCGATCAGCGCCGCGGCCCGCACCGGCGGGCCCTGCACCCGGCTGGACTCGGCGACGAACGCCGGTTCCTCGCCCGTGCGGTCGATGCGTACGCGCAGCTCCGGGCCCATGAACTCCAGGATGCCCGCGTTGGCCAGCGCGATGGTCTCCTCGATCCGGGAGGCGGGCGGGCCGATGGACAGGTAGGCGTTCAGCGGCGTGTACCAGTTCTGCAGGTCGTCGCGGTACGAGATGCCCTCCAGGCCGCCGTGGTCGACGACGAGGCGGATCTCGTTGCGCAGGTCGCGCAGCACGTCGAGCGCCGCCTTGAGCGGCCCGCTGACATTGCCCTCGCGGGCTTCGCGCACGTCGTCGGCCAGGTGGCCCAGCAGCCAGTCGCGGAACTCCGCGCGGCTGTGGAAGTCGCGGGTGGCGTACGGGCGGTCGATGCGCGCCCAGTCCCAGCGGTCCGCCGCGGGGATCCCGTGCTCGTCGAGCAGCGCGGCCTCCACCTCGGCCGTGGGCGAGGCCAGGTACCGCGCGACGAACGCCTCCCGCTCCGCCTCCCGGCCGTTCGCGGCGAGGAGGGCGCCGTAGTAGACGCTCGCGACCTCCTTGGCGATCAGCGGCCACAGGTCGACGGCGAAGTACACGCGCCGGCCCTCGGCGGTGCGCTCGCGCAGCTTGGCGATGACCTCGGGGGTGAGCAGCCGCGGCTCGTAACGGCCGTGCGCGCCCTTCTCGTTGTGGCCGCGGGCGTGGTACGGAACGCCGCGCCGGGAGCCGGCGTACAGCAGGGGCTCGCGGCCGGACGGCCGGTACACCAGCCGGTCGCCGCTGCGCTCGAACCGGCCGCCGCGGCCGGTGGTGAGCAGGGCGAGGTGGTCGAAGAAGTTCAGCCCGAGCCCGCGCAGCACCACGGGCTGGCCGGGCCGGATCGCCGAGAGGTCGGCGTCGGCGGGGTTGACGGGCGTGACGAGCACCAGCCCGCACTCCGCCGCCTCCCGCGCCAGCTCCTTCTCGCGCTCGGTGGCCCGCGCCGGCAGGTGCCCCTGCGCGAGGACGACGGCGTCGAGGTGGCGTAACCGGGTGCCGTCGGCGAGGGTGAGGCACTGGCCGGCCGCGCCCTCCTCCTCGTCCAGCGCGACCGCCGTGGTCCGGTGCACGTGCACCGTCACGTGCTCCGGGGCGCCGGCGACCACCCGGCGGAAGGTGTCCCCCAGGTAGTGCCCGTAGAACGCCCGGGTCGGGTAGTCGTCCGGCCCCAACTGCCGCGCCTCGGCCAGCGCACCGCCCGGCAGCGCGGGCCCGGCGTCGTCGCCCCGTACGACGGACTGCGCCCACTCGTACAGGCTGGGTCCGGCCTCGATCGGGCCGTCCATCTCCACGCTGGTGTCGGTGTAGACGGTGACCTGGGAGGCGACGGTGTTCATCAGCAACAGGTCCGGCTGGTCCGTCCGCCACACCCGGCCCGCCCCCGGCGGATGCGGATCGATGACGTGGATGCGCAGCTCCTCGTGGGCGGGGGACTTGCGCTCGTTGGCGCAGATCCGCTCCAGGACCGACAGACCGCGCGGCCCGGCGCCGACGACGCAGACGTTCAACTGCCCGTGGGACATGGACACCTACTCCTCGGAGGGGACGTACAGGACCCTTGCGAGGAGAATTCCACAATGCCCGACCTCACAACGATGACAAGTTCCTGTGAGGTACGCGCGGATGGCGCCACGAGACGGCGCTGACCTGCGGATTGCCGTCCGTACGCGGCGATGCGGTAGGAAGATCCGGGCGGTCGGAGCTCGGGAGGTGGCGCGGATGGAGAACGTCTTGCCCGGCGTGGTGGGGGCGCTCATCGGACTGGCGGGCGTGCTGCTCGGCGCCTCGGCGACGGGTCGCAGCGAGGACCGGCGGTGGCTGCGGGAACAGAAACTGAAGAGCGCGGCCGACATGATCACGGCCGGGCTGCACCTGTACGAGGCGCAGGTGGACGGCAGCGACCAGCGCCGGCTGACCACGGCGGACCGGGTGGAGTGGCAGGACCGGCTGCAGACGGGCAGGTCGCACATCCACCTGCTGTGCGGCGCGGAGACGCGCGCGGCGGCGGACGGCTTCGCGGGGCTGGCGTGGCGGAAAGAGGGGAGCCGGAACGTGCCGGACCAGGCGGACGTCGTACGGGCCCTGCGGGAGTTCAACCGGCATCTGCGGCGGGAGATCCGGTCGGACGGGCCGGAGCGCCGGCGGTGGGGCGCGGCCCGGCGCTGACGTGCGCCGCGTCAGCGTGGCCCGCGGCGCGTCACGCGGTAGCGTCGGCCGTGTGCTCTACGTGACCACCGCCGCGGTGCCGCGGCCGTGACCTCGGGCGGTACGGACCGGCGTACCCGCTGGGCGCGCCTGGGCCACCTGTGGTGGCTGCTGGCGGCGGCGCTGATCACGGCGGGGCTGCTGGTGGCGATCTCGCGGCGCGGCGAACTGCGCCGGGCGCTCGACCTGCTGGCCCACGTCAGCCCGGCCAAAGCGCTGGTCGCGCTGGTGTGCCAGGCGGCCTGCCTGGCGTGCCTGGCCGGGTTGCAGCGGTGGCTGCTCGCGGTCGGCGGGGTGCGGCTGACGTGGCCCGCCATGAGCAAGCTGGTGCTGGCGGCGAACGCGGTGGCCGGTGCGCTGCCGGGCGGCGCGGCCTTCGCCACGGCCTGGCTCTTTCGCGAGTTCCGACGCCGGGGGGCCGACCGGGCGCTGACGGCGGGGGTCCTGGCGGCCTCGGGGGTGATGTCGGCGCTGGCGCTCGTGGTCGTGCTCCTGCTGGGGGTGCTCCTAGCCGGTACCCGCGGTCCCGGCATGCCGCTGCTGTGGCTCTTCGCGGCGCTGGCGCTGGCCGCCGTGGCGGGCCTGGTCGTACGGCGCTCACCGGCCCTGCGGAAGGCGGTCCGCCGGCGCTGGGAGCGGACGGAGGCCCGGCACGAACACCTCCGTACGGCCCGCGAGGAGACGCGCCAACTGATCGCGCACGCCCGCCGCGTCCGGCCCGGTGTCCGGCCCTGGTTGACGCCGGCCGCGCTGGCCCTGCTGAACTGGCTGCTCGACGCCGCCTGCCTGCTGGCCTGCCTCTGGGCGCTGGACGTCCCGGTGCCCTGGGGCGGCCTCCTGCTCGCCTTCGCACTGGTGCAGATCCCGGTCAGCGCGCGCATCACCCCGGGCGGTCTCGGCATCGCCGAGGCCGGCATGACGGGCCTGCTGGTCGTCTACGGCCTGCAACCCGGCCAGGCGTTCGCGGCCACCCTGCTGTACCGGATCTTCAGCTACTGGCTGCCGCAGCCGGTCGGCTGGGCATGCTGGCTGGCGACGGGGCTGAAACGCGGGCGGTGACCGGCCCGGAGTGCCCCGGAGTGCCCCGGCCAGGGTGTGCGTCAGGCGTCGGCGAGG
Proteins encoded:
- a CDS encoding helix-turn-helix transcriptional regulator, which gives rise to MDRDYALPLDVPELARVALMSPGHFSRSFRAAYGETPYSYLMTRRIERAKALLRRGDLTVTEVCFAVGCSSLGSFSSRFTELVGESPSAYRARTHDDGAAIPACVAKIHTRPARRPGSRDPVLG
- a CDS encoding VOC family protein codes for the protein MGIVLSECFIAVADHDEALAFYRDALGLEVRNDVEFEGMRWVTVGSPAQPEVNIVLEPPLADPNASPADREAMAQLLAKGLLRGVIFATDDCDATFERVAASGAEVLQEPVDQPYGVRDCAFRDPSGNLLRFSQPRRS
- a CDS encoding lyase family protein, whose product is MTPSPDAGTDTGTDTDTDAKADADLDAGLLSPVRAGTPVEAAVSDRAWLQAMLDAEAALARAQARTGTVPESVAAAITAAGRAELLDLRALARAARETANPVVGLVKALTGVVAARDPAAAEYVHRGSTSQDVFDTGAMLVCDRALRLVHADLLRTARALAGLAAEHRDTLMAGRTLTLHAVPTTFGLKAAGWRALVVDAAERVGRVLDGGLPVSLGGAAGTLAGYLEYAALDGAGTGDSGAYVERLTAAFADETGLAPATLPWHVLRTPVADVAAVTAVVAGALGKIAVDVQGLGRTEVGEVAEPAVAGRGGSSAMPHKRNPVLATLIRSASLQVPALAAAVTQCMVTEDERSAGAWHAEWHLLRECLRLAGGAAHTAVELAEGLQVRPERMRANMRLTENLVTSERLAAVLAPRLGKARAKQLLTEAAAESERTGRGLPAILAAVPAIAEHFDERALTALLDPASYTGAAGALVDRALADS
- a CDS encoding FAD/NAD(P)-binding protein; this translates as MSHGQLNVCVVGAGPRGLSVLERICANERKSPAHEELRIHVIDPHPPGAGRVWRTDQPDLLLMNTVASQVTVYTDTSVEMDGPIEAGPSLYEWAQSVVRGDDAGPALPGGALAEARQLGPDDYPTRAFYGHYLGDTFRRVVAGAPEHVTVHVHRTTAVALDEEEGAAGQCLTLADGTRLRHLDAVVLAQGHLPARATEREKELAREAAECGLVLVTPVNPADADLSAIRPGQPVVLRGLGLNFFDHLALLTTGRGGRFERSGDRLVYRPSGREPLLYAGSRRGVPYHARGHNEKGAHGRYEPRLLTPEVIAKLRERTAEGRRVYFAVDLWPLIAKEVASVYYGALLAANGREAEREAFVARYLASPTAEVEAALLDEHGIPAADRWDWARIDRPYATRDFHSRAEFRDWLLGHLADDVREAREGNVSGPLKAALDVLRDLRNEIRLVVDHGGLEGISYRDDLQNWYTPLNAYLSIGPPASRIEETIALANAGILEFMGPELRVRIDRTGEEPAFVAESSRVQGPPVRAAALIEARLPEPDIRRTADPLLTHLLATGQCRPYRLPSDSGADVVTGGLAVGERPYPLIDAAGRRHPRRFAYGVPTEAVHWVTAAGIRPGVNSVTLGDSDAIARAVLALTAASGPRPHATEEPS
- a CDS encoding YbhN family protein, with the protein product MTSGGTDRRTRWARLGHLWWLLAAALITAGLLVAISRRGELRRALDLLAHVSPAKALVALVCQAACLACLAGLQRWLLAVGGVRLTWPAMSKLVLAANAVAGALPGGAAFATAWLFREFRRRGADRALTAGVLAASGVMSALALVVVLLLGVLLAGTRGPGMPLLWLFAALALAAVAGLVVRRSPALRKAVRRRWERTEARHEHLRTAREETRQLIAHARRVRPGVRPWLTPAALALLNWLLDAACLLACLWALDVPVPWGGLLLAFALVQIPVSARITPGGLGIAEAGMTGLLVVYGLQPGQAFAATLLYRIFSYWLPQPVGWACWLATGLKRGR